In Phycisphaerales bacterium, the following proteins share a genomic window:
- a CDS encoding SRPBCC domain-containing protein, with amino-acid sequence MSESGQHEASVAGYELEVEIAGPPDRVWRAIFKDINAWWLPDFHMIGPGSVVQFEARAGGGLVEELEGAGSLLWCTVHWIRPAERVVYLVGHLAPDWGGPACSHLKFAVESRGQGSVLKVTDSHFGHISQSNLASLQEGWNCLFRDGLKRFIECGVRHDGAQ; translated from the coding sequence ATGTCCGAGTCTGGCCAGCACGAGGCGAGCGTCGCCGGCTATGAACTTGAAGTGGAGATTGCCGGGCCTCCCGATCGCGTCTGGCGCGCCATCTTCAAAGACATCAACGCATGGTGGCTGCCGGACTTCCACATGATCGGGCCTGGATCGGTGGTCCAGTTCGAAGCGCGAGCCGGCGGCGGCCTGGTCGAGGAGCTGGAGGGCGCAGGAAGCCTGCTCTGGTGCACGGTGCACTGGATTCGCCCGGCGGAGCGCGTCGTCTACCTTGTCGGCCACCTGGCACCCGATTGGGGAGGGCCTGCGTGCAGCCACCTCAAGTTCGCCGTGGAGTCGCGCGGCCAGGGCAGCGTGCTGAAGGTGACCGATTCTCATTTCGGCCACATCAGCCAGTCGAACCTGGCCAGCCTGCAGGAAGGCTGGAACTGCCTCTTCCGCGACGGGCTCAAGCGGTTCATCGAGTGCGGCGTCCGTCACGACGGCGCGCAATGA
- a CDS encoding PH domain-containing protein — protein MITKHCDKCNRTLEFPDSHAGRRVECPDCGDVNLMPGAPATRPGDRAQAAGLPPDSGPEKEVMVLAPANWRAHPFLMIFTLGIGTLILWFRNLGNRLYITNKRTVLRTGFFSKSTTEVMHDHVRNVQVEQSFLNRIFNVGTIGISSSGQDGVEIVAHSVPRPMQVKKTIDLYRPM, from the coding sequence ATGATCACCAAACACTGCGACAAATGCAACAGAACGCTCGAATTCCCGGATTCGCACGCCGGGCGGCGGGTGGAGTGCCCGGACTGCGGCGATGTCAACCTCATGCCTGGCGCGCCGGCGACGAGGCCGGGCGATCGGGCTCAGGCTGCCGGCCTGCCCCCGGACAGCGGTCCAGAAAAGGAAGTGATGGTCCTGGCGCCGGCGAACTGGCGGGCCCATCCGTTCCTGATGATCTTCACGCTTGGCATCGGCACGCTCATCCTCTGGTTCCGCAATCTCGGCAACCGGCTCTACATCACCAACAAGCGCACCGTCCTTCGCACCGGCTTCTTCAGCAAGAGCACGACCGAAGTCATGCACGACCATGTGCGAAACGTGCAGGTGGAGCAGTCGTTTCTCAACCGCATCTTCAACGTCGGCACTATCGGAATATCGAGTTCGGGCCAGGATGGCGTCGAGATCGTCGCGCACTCCGTGCCCCGGCCGATGCAGGTCAAGAAGACCATCGACCTCTACCGCCCGATGTGA